The Horticoccus luteus DNA window TCAGATCCTTCGAATAATACCACACGAAGAGTGTGCCGATCCCGGTGACAACCGCCAGAATCGACAGCGATGCCTTGCGCCCGATGCCGAGGCCTTCTTCAAGAAACGCGACGCCGGGTTGCAGCATCGAAAGCGAGCTGGTGATGGCGGCGAGGAAGAGCAGCACGAAGAAGATGGAGGCGAACAGTTGTCCGCCGGGCATGCGGGCAAAAACTTCGGGCAGCACGTGAAAGCCCAAGGCGAACGTGCCTTGGCCAGCGACGCCCGCGGCGCCCAGGAACATGAAGGCCGCCGGCACCGTGATCAAACCGCCGAGGCCGACTTCGCAAAATTCATTGGCGGCCGACGCTGTCAGGCCGGACAAAACCACATCATCTTTTCCCCGCAGATAACTGGCGTAGGTGATGATCACGCCGAAGCCCACGGAGAGGGAGAAGAAGATCTGGCCTGCTGCTGCGAGCCAGAGCTCAGGGTTCTTGAGGCCTTGGGCGACGTTGCCCGGATTCCAGAGATAACCGAGGCCGTTGAGGACACTTTGGTCCGGCTTGGTGGGATCGGGTGTGCCGAGCGTCAATACGCGCACCAGAATAATGATGGCGATGAAGATCAACGCCGGCATGGCAAATTTGCAGACCATCTCTATGCCTTTGGAGATGCCACGATAGATGAAGTAAAAGTTCAGCACGTAAACGATCAGCACGAAGATTCCCACGTCCCGGAGTCCGAAGTGAATCCCCACGCCGTCGGCACCGGCCCCCGTGAACATGCTGAAGAACGCGCCGTAATCTTTGCCGACGATGCTCAAGCCACCATGCAATGCGTTAACCGCGTAGCCGAGGCACCAGGCCTCCACGTAAACGTAATACATGTAAATGATCACCGGGGTGAAAAACCCGATCACCCCCAGATACCGGGCCCATGGCTTTTTCACGATGACGTGGAAAATTCCGGAAGTGGAGTGATAGCCCTGACGACCGCCTTCGCGGCCGAGCGACCATTCGACCCACCCGATCGGGATGCCGATCAGCAGCAGGGAAATAAAATACGCGATCATGAACGCGCCGCCGCCGTATTGCGCTGCGAGGCCGGGAAAACGCAGGAAGTTTCCCAATCCCACCGCGCTGCCGGCCACGGCGAGGATGACGCCGATGCGTGAACTCCACGCCTCTTTTTGTTGAGCCATGGGCGAAAGAGCTGACAGTGCCCGGGATGCGCCGCAAGGGCGGAGTAAGAAACATTTTGTGACACGAAATTCGCGGATTTTTGAGCTGAAGGAGGCGCGGAAATTCAGCACCGGAGTCTCCGTCACAAGTGCGTCAGCCGCACGTGCCGGCGGGGCGGCGAACGCGAGGGTATCTGCGTCCCGCTTCGCGTTGCCGTGACTCACTGGTCTTCGAGGCGACGCGCGAAAACGCCCTGACGGTGAAGCGCCTTCTGCATTCCCGGCGAGCAGACTGCTTTCGGCTTTGCGTCGGTGTGGCGGCGCCGTTTCATCGGTCGCGTTGAACACGTTTGACCATTACCTGCTGCGCGAATGGCTGAAGATTTTCGGCCTGCTCCTCTGCGCGATGCTGGGCTTGTTGTTCATGCAAGGGCTCTATGACAATTTTCGCGATTTGCTGGAGATGCGGGCCAGCGCAGGCGAGGTGGCCTTTTATTTTGCGGTGTTGATGCCGAGTTTTTTCACACTCGTGCTCCAGATCGCGCTGCTGCTCTCGTTGCTTTTCGTGCTGGGCCAGTTGCACCGGCGGAACGAATTTCTTGCCCTGCGTTCGGCGGGTGTGGGCGTCATGCGCATGACGCGCGTCATCTGGCTCGCCGGCGCGCTGTTGTGCGCGGTGATGGTGTGGCTCAATTCGACGCTTGTGCCTTGGTCGGTGGAGGCTTCGGAGCGATTGCGCGATTCGCTCAAATATCGCTGGCAGGAAAAGTCGGGGCAGGCGGACCGCGCGGGATTGATCTTCGATGTGGGATTCGACAACCAGCGCGACCGGCGGATCTGGTTCATCAACCGTTATAGCAACGCGCAACACCGCGCCTACGGCGTGAGCGTTTCAGAGCTCGATCCGCAGCGCCGCGAGCGCGAGCGCATCATCGCGGGCGACGGATCCTACAACGCCGAACGCAAAGCGTGGACGTTTCACGAGGGTCGCGTGCAGTCCTACGAACCGCTCACCGGCGTAACGATGTCATCCGTGCCGTTTGCCACGCTTGAAAGGGCGGATTTTCACGAGGATCCGCAGTTGATCAGTGTATTCGACCGGCGGCCGGTGGATCTCTCGTTTTTCGAGCTGCAACGCATCATGGATTACTTCGCTTACGAAGATAATCCCAAGTTCGCCCGTTACGCCGTGCGTTATTACGGGCTGCTCGCGGATACGTTCGTGCCCTTGATCATCATCGCCATCGCGGTCCCGTTTGCGATGTCGGGCATTCGGGTGAACCCGGCGGTGGGCGTATCGAAGTCGCTGGGACTTTTCGTGCTCTACATGCTGCTCTCGCGGCTGGGCACGCAGTTGGGCAGCAACGAAGTGATTGATCCTATTCTCGCCGCGTGGGTGCCGAATCTTGGCATGGCGGCGCTGGCCGTGTGGCTCGTGCGCTCGATGCGTTAGAGGCAGCCGCCGCGCGCGCTGCGGCAGTTGGTGTCGATGCCGAGTCCGGCGAGTCGCTGCGGCTCTCGAGCGCTCCGCGGAGGAAAGCGCCACCACTTGCTCAGGTGCGCAGATAACTGGCGCCGTTGGCATCCACGATGCACCCGGTCAGGGAAGCGGGTGCGTCGAGCCCGAGCCAAACGGTGAGTTGGGCGATCTCCTCTGGCGTGGCGACGCGCCCGAGTGGAATGTCGCGCACCAAGTCCCTCCCGGCGGAGCCCGCGAGGTGTTCCGTCGCCATGTCGGTTTCGACCCAGCCCGGTGCAACTGTGAAGACGTAAATGTGCTGCGGCGCCAACGCCTTCGCGAGCGACTGACCGAGAGCGTTAAGGCCGGCTTTACTGGCGCCGTAGGCCGGCGCGCGAGGTTCTCCGCGAAAAGCGCCGCGCGATGAAATGTTAACGATCCGGCCGCCGCTGCCGCACTCCTGCCATGTGCGCGCCGCGTGAAACATCAAGTGCGCCGGCGCCACCAGATTCGTCGCGAGCGTCTGCGCCCACGCCTCCGACCAGAAGGCCAACGAGACGGACGAGTCTACGACGGCATGTTCGGTATAGACGCCGGCGTTGTTGATCAGAAGGTCGACTCTGCCGAGTGCGGCGTGCGCTGCGTGCCAGAGCTCAGCGGGGGCATGGTCGCGGCTCAGATCAGCCTGCAAGACGAGGTGTCCGCTGCCAGGAAGCGAGTCGCGCAGCGCTTCGGCGGCAATGCGGTTCGTCGCGTAATGAAGAGCGACGGTAACGCCGCGAGTGGCGAGATGTTGGGCGATTGCCCGGCCGATGCCGCGCGATGCGCCGGTGACGAGGGCGGTGGAAAGGGACACGCTCGCGAGGCTGGAAGCCGGCACGAGAGAGTCCAGCGTCGAGCGTCCGCAATTTCGGCGCGCTTAAGTGAGCGTTCTTGAAGATGATAAAATCATGAGGCGTTTTTCTGTAAACAATCCCGTTTCGCGGACGTCACACTGGGCATGATGAAAAAACTATGCTCCCTCTTGGGCTTGGTGGCCGTTGGCTTCACGCCGGTTCAAGCGCAAGTGTTTCAGCCCAACCAAGTGCGCGGCGGCATCCTTGGGGCGGTGGCCGGGGCGTTGATCGGCGGTCATAATAACGATCGCTGGGCGGAAGGCGCGGCCATCGGGGCAGTCGCGGGCACGCTGATCGGCACCATGGCAGACCGCAATGCCTACGCCGCGCCCGCACCAACCTACGCCTACGCCGGGACGCAGACGCAGGTGATCGGTGACGCTCCCTACGTCACCTCCGCGCCCGTAGTGACGCAGACCGTAATTTACGTGCAGCCTGCGCCAGTGCGGGTGGTGCGGCGTCCCCAGGTGGTTTACGTCGCGCCGGCGCCGGTGTTGGTGATTGGCGGCCGGGGGCACTACGCGAGCCCGGGGTATTCGCGCACCCATGTGCGCGGTCGCCGTTGGTAATCGGCAGAACGCGTTTCTGTCTTTGCGGATTGGTTTAGTGCGCCGCAGCCCGTTTTGGGCTGCGGCTTTTTGCTGGCGAGGCGATTAATGGCCCACGCGCGAGGGGGTGGCGGCAGCGGGCGTCGGCTCGGATTCGAGGGCGACGGGCGTGACGGTGACGACTTTGCGTTCGGTTTTGCCGTTCACGCGCAGCGCGACAGTGATGGGCAACGCGTAGGAGGTGAGGCCGAGACGAGAGTTCATCGGATCGCTGGTGGCGGCCGCGCCGGGCGCGAGCGACATCTTCGCGGGCTGCACGGCGAAGTCGCCGAGATCGGACGTGAAGTCGATGAATTCCACGTCGATGGGCTGCGCGGATTTGTTGGTGAGCTGGATCACCATGACCACGGGAGGCAACGGACTTTCGCCTCGCAGGCGCGCCGGTTCTTCCACCTCCGCTTCGGGAGCGCGGTTGAGTTGATCAGCAGGACCAAATCCAAACGCATCCGGCTCGCGGTTCCCCGCGCTGCCGTAATCACCACCGCCGGCTTGAATGCCCGCGAACTTCGGATTGAACCCGTGGCTTTTGCCACCACGGCGGCGGGCACCAGGCAATCCGCCAACGCCGCTGCCGAGTTCGATCGTCGCTGCGATCTGACCGTCGAAAAACGTCGCATGCGCTTCCATAGGCGGCACCGATTTGCGCTCTTCTTCCATGCGCGCCTCCATCTTCGCGCGCGAGTGAGACTCGCAGCCAGCTGCTACCAATAGAACAGTGAGCAGAGAAATCACCGTGAGAGGAAAGGTCGTGGACTTCATGGAAAGGGAGCGGTGTGACGCGCGCAGGGGGAAAAGGTTGCCTCGCGACTGCAGCAGAGAGAGGCGCGTGGCAATGAAGAGGTCGAGGTGTATCCGGCGGGATTCGCCGATGCGCTGACGGAACGTTGGCCAACTTGGCGCTACCGCCACTGGTAGTTGAAACTGATGCTGATGCGTTCACCGGCGGTGCGGTTGGACGCCACTTCGTGTCGAAGCCAGCTTTCGAAGAGAATGACCTGCCCGGCTTGAGCTTCGTAAGTCACGTGCGCGCGCTGGTCGTCGCGCGCATCGGAGCGGCGCGGGGGCGCAGCCATGAATTTGCTCAATCGTGGGTCCTCGAATTTCAAGCCCGGGCAGCCGTCGGGCGTGGCGACATAGTAGGTGCCGCTGATAAACGAGAGCGGGTGGAGGTGCAGCGAATGCGCGGCAGTGGGCGGCATGATGTTCACCCAGCAATCGGTCATGACGATTTCGCGACCGCGCAGATCGAATTCGAGCTCCCGGGCGAAGGCGCGCACGTGGCGGCTGAGTTTACGCTCCAGCCCGGTAAAGGTGCTCGAGAACCGCTGCAGCTCATTCAGGGAGGCGTAGCTGGTGTAGCCGCCGGGATAGTTCTTCGCGGACCAGGCGCGCCCGGCGCGGTCGAAGTCGCGAAGTTGCCTGCATTCCGCGGCGAGGTCGCGGTTGAACGCAACGAGGCCGCGCGCTTGCAAGGGCTCCGAGTAGATGAAGGTGGAAAACCAAGCGCGGACGGACATGGACGAAGCGTGGCCGCAAGATGCGCGCGCTCCAAGCTCATTGAGTAGGTCACGCGGCGCGTGTCATCAGCCGCGATTTTTCCGGCAAGTCGTAAGTGCTCTGCGGTCGCGACGTGAGGCGGGAAAATGGCTGGCATCCATCCACCGCGTAGAGCAGCTTCCATGCTGCGCATGACTTCAACGGACGGCAATTGCTGTGCACCCGGTCGCACCTCTTCGGCAGTCGCGCCGACGTCGTTGGAAGGTGCGGGCGCTGGCACGTTTCAGCGCATGAGAAGCGCCTCGGTCGAGGGCATGCGACGCATCCCGGGCGGGGACTTTTTGATGGGCAATGAGCGCAACTATGGTTTCGCCGCTGACGGCGAGGGCCCGGTGCATCGCGTGCGACTGGATCCCTTCTATTTGGACGCGACGACGGTGACCAATGAGCAGTTCAACGCCTTTGCGAATGCCACGCGTTACAAGACCGAAGCCGAGCAGTTTGGGTGGTCATTCGTTTTCTATGGTCATCTTTCGACGTCGCAGCAGCAGGCGGCGGCGCGGGCGGTGGTGCAGGGCACGGAGTGGTGGTGCCGCGTGGATGGCGCCGCGTGGCGTCACCCCGAGGGGCCGGGATCGACGATCAAGCAACGCTGGGCATATCCGGTCGTGCACATCTCGTGGCGGGATGCCGTGGCGTACGCAGCGTGGGCGGGCAAACGCCTGCCGACGGAGGCGGAATGGGAATGGGCGGCGAGGGGCGGATTGGCGCCGGAAAACCGCTTCCCGTGGGGCGATGAATTGGAGCCGGACGGCAAGCATCGAATGAATGTATGGCAGGGCGTTTTTCCGTCTCACAATACGGCCGCCGACGGCTACGTTGGCACGGCGCCGGCGAGGGCCTACAAGCCGAATGCGTATGGATTGTATAACATGACGGGCAACGTGTGGGAGTGGTGTTGGGATTGGTTTGCCGCTGACTATTACCAGCGATCTCCCGCCGAAAATCCCACAGGACCCGAAGCGACCGACCGGCGGGTGTTGCGCGGCGGCAGCTACCTGTGCCATGCGAGCTATTGCAATCGTTACCGCGTAGATGCTCGTAGCAGCAATACGCCCGACAGCAGCGCGACGAACATCGGGTTTCGTTGCGCACGAGATATCGAATAGAGTGGCGGCCGTGCTGCGTGGATGTGTGGGAGCCCGCGACTGCGAGGAAGATGTGAAAGATCGGCGACCCGTGGCGACCGATTGACAAACGCACAACGTTTGCCCGAAGTCAGAAAGTGAACGTCACCTGGGTCATTCTCATTCCCGCGCTGCTGCTGCTCTTTTTCCCGGTTCAAATCCTGCTGCCCAGCAGTGTCGTCTTTCGCGTTTACGAGCAGACGCCGCCTCGGGGGACAGGTCGGTTTCCGTGGTGGTGGACGTCGGCCGTTTGGTTGGACCCGATTTGCGGATTCGGCGGGGCGTTCCTGTTGGATCAATACGTCTTTTCAGTGCCGGACGACGCCAAGGGTTTTCTCTTATTGGCGCCGGCCTTGGCGACGTTTGTGTGTGTGCTGGTCTCACTGCTGTTTCGCATGCCAGCGCGGCGTGACCGGCGGGCGGCATTCGCACCGTTGGGGTTTTCGGTCGGATTGGTGTTCGCGCTGATGCCGCCCTTGGTCGCAGCCATTGGAATCATTCTTGCGCTTTGCGCGGTGGGTGGTTTCCGGCATTTCGGCGCGGCTTTTGTCGCGGGAGCCGCAGCCGTGGCGGCCGCAGGAATTCTATTCAAGGCCCCGCATATCGAAGTGGTCACAGTGGCGATTTTGGTCGGCCTGCCGTTCGTGTTTTCGACGGCGACCTATCGCGTGCTGACGTTTCCCAGCCGGCGTTGAGGTGCGGGCCGGCGGATGCGGGCCGCATTGTGGGTTGGCGGGTGAGATATCCAGCTCGACCGCCAATCGTCAGACGCCGAGCGCGGTGCGGTAAAAACGCGGGACGCGTTTCGTGATGGAACAGAGCGTTTCCCAAGGGATGGTGTCCGCCCAATGGCTGAACTCCACCAGGGAGACTTCATCGTGGCCTTGTCGGCCAATGATCACGGCTTCGTCGCCACTGGCGATGGGGGGAGCATCGGTGATGTCGACGATGGTTTGATCCATCGTGACGCGGCCAAGGACGGGGCAGCGTTGACCGTGAATGAGGACGCTCGCGCGGTTGCTGACGGCGCGAGAAATGCCATCGCCGTAGCCGGCGCAAAGAATCGCGATGCGTGAATCGCGCTCGAGCGTGCGCGTGCGACCATAGCTGACGGTGGACCCGCGCGGCAGCGTTTTTGTGAGGCCGACGCGCGTGTGGAAACTGAAGACCGGCTCGGCCCGAACTTGGGGGAGCAGCGCCCCGGGGCGGGGGAGCACGCCGAATTGCAGGAGTCCGATGCGCACGGCGTTAAAGGGACTGGCATCGGGGAGCGATTCGATGCCGGCGCTGTTGTCGGCGTGGACGAAAATTTCGCTCAGCCGCAAGCCGCGGCAGCGCTCGAGGGCGGCGAGAAAGCGGCGGCGCTGCTCGGTCGTAAACGCGGCATCTTCATCGGGACTGGCGAAGTGGGTGAACACGCCATCGAGGCGCAAATGGGAGGCGGCACTAATGCGAGCGTGAAGCGCGGCGGCATGTTCGTGCCAGACGCCAAGGCGACCCATGCCCGTGTCGATTTTCAGATGCACGCTGATCGGCCGCTGCGCATCGAGACCCACGCGGTTGAAGCGATCGACTTCTTCTTCGGTAGAGACGGTGGCCGCGAGATCGTATTCCGCGAGATAGCGATCTTCGTTGGGCAGGAGCGGGCTGAGGAGAAGAATGGGCCAGCCGGGCCCGAGTTCGCGCAGAATCGCCGCTTCGGAAATGTTGGCTACTGCAAACAAATCCGCGCCGGCGTGCATCAGACGGGCGGCAATGTGCGGCAAGCCGTGGCCGTAAGCATCGGCTTTGACGACGGCGACATAGCGCATGTGCGCCGGCAGCGCGGCGCGGATCAGGTGGAGATTTCGTTCCAGCGCCGCGAGGTCGATCTCTGCCCAGCACCGACGAGGTAACGCCGTGGAAATGGTGCTCATGGCGCGCGGTGGATCTGCGGCGTCCACGTCACATACGAGGGTTCCGTCTGCAGGAATGCATCGGGGGACTCCGCCTCGTGAAACAGATCGTGGTCGGGCACGCGTGCGAGCAACTCGCGCACGTCGTAGATGATTTCCGTCAGCCCGGCCGGAGGCGGCGCCCACGCGCGAAAACCGGACGGCGTGGTCGCAGCGGGCGGAATGTGTTCGCGGGCGAGCCGGAGGAGGGGGTGTCCCGGCGTGGCCACATGCCAGTGTTCGCGGCGGGCATCGCTGACGACCGTGCGGCCCGTTGCCTCTGCGACGAGTTGCAGGCTGCGAAATGCGTAGCACGGCCGCGGCGCGAGGGCGCACCAAGCGCGAACGGCCATCGCAGCGGTGCGCACGCCGAGCACGGATCCGGGACCTTCGCAAAAAACAAAGGCGCGCATCGCGGCCGGATCGACCGCGAGTTCGTCGAGACAGCGAAAAAGGGCGACCCCGCTTTCGGCGTCCGAAGCGGCCCACCGACCGGGCTCCTCCGCGGACTGGAACACGCCAACCTGCACCCGCGCCGAGGCGCTATCGAGCAGCAGGAGTGGCGTGGAGGAGGTGAGCAGGGCGCGGAAACTGGGCATCTGGTTTCAGAGATTGACCGTCCGGGAAAGCGTGCCGTAGCTTGACCAATTCTTTCAACGAAAACCTCTTTGTTTCGCTGTGAACATCCAACTGACCAACGTCTCCGACACTCGTAAAACTCTGACCGTCACGCTCGAAGCGAGCGAAGTGGCGGCCGAGCATCAAGCCGTGGTGGCGGAGGTGGCGAAGGTGGCGCGCATCCCCGGTTTCCGTCCGGGCAAGGCGCCTGCGACCATGATCACCAAGCGTTTCGCGAAAGAGATCGCGGACGAGTTTCAACAGAAGGTGACGTCCAACGCGTATCGCAGCGCGCTCGAGCAGGAGAAGCTCGACGTGTTGAACATTGTGAGCGTTGAACCCGGCAAGATCGAGGCCGGCCAGCCGGCGACTGTGACGATCACGTTGGATGTGCGCCCCGCCTTTGAGATGCCCGACTACAACGGGTTGCCGACCGAGGTGCAGCCGACCGACGTGACCGACGAAGAAATTGACCGCGTGATCGAAGGTCTCCGCTCAGAACGGGCCGACTTCAAAGTCGCGGACCGGGCCGCGCAGAAAAGCGATTACGTGAAATTGGCTTACGAGGGAGAAATTGATGGCAAGTCCGTGAGCGAGCTTGCGCCGGACAAACAGATTTATGCCAAGGTCCCGCAGACGTGGGAGGAAGTTGAAGGCGAAAACGACGGTGTCATCCCGGGTCTGGGCAAGCAACTCGCGGGCCTGAAAGCGGGCGACAAGAAGGACATTACGGTGACGTTCCCGGCGGAATTCGCCGCGGTGCCGGCGCTCGCGGGAAAGACAGCGGTCTACCACGTGGAAGTGCAGGAAGTGCGGGAGCGCGTGCTGCCCGAACTCGATGAAACGTTCTTCAAGGCGCAACAGGTGGACAGTCTCGAGGCCTTGAAAGATTCGACGCGCAACAATCTGAAGCTCCAGAAGGACTATCAAAACCGCTCGGCCCAACGGCGGCAGGTGACTGAGGCGCTCGCCGCGCGGGTGGCATTCGCTGTGCCGGAATCTTTGGTGGAAGCTGAGACGCAAGGCGTGCTGCGGCAGTTCATCGAAGAGAACATGCGTCAGGGAATTCCCGCGGAGCAGTTCGAAAAGGATAAGAAACAGCTCTTCGAAGGGGCGCGCAAAGCCGCCGAACAGCGCGTGAAAACGCAATTGCTGCTCGCGAAGGTGGCCGAAAACGAGAAGCTCCAAGTCACGGAGAAAGATCTCGATTCCTACATCTACAACCAGGCGATGCGCACGAACCAACGCGCGGACAAACTGGTGAAGGATCTCACGAAGGATCGGGAGCGCTTGCGTGCGGTGCAGCAGTCGATCATTTTCGACAAGGCGGTTGATTTTCTGGTGTCCAAGGCTACGGTGACAACCATTCCGCCGAAGGCGTGAATGGTCTGATCAACGAACACCAAATACGTGAGCAACTACTACATACCAACGGTCTGGGAAAACACCGGGCGGGGCGAGCGGCAGTGGGATATTTTCAGCCGCCTGCTTAAAGATCGCATCGTTTTTATCGGCACGCCGATCGACGATGGCGTCGCCAATGCGATTATCGCGCAGCTGCTTTTCCTCCAGATGGAGGACGCCAAGAAGGATATTCACGTTTACATCAATTCGCCGGGCGGCGTCGTCACAGGTGGCATGGCCATCTATGATACGATGAACTTCCTGCAGTGTGACATCGTCACCTACTGCGTCGGCATGGCGGCGAGCATGAGCACGGTGCTGCTGGCGGCCGGGACGAAGGGCAAGCGTTTCGCGTTGCCGAACAGCCGCGTGATGATTCACCAGCCTTCGGGCGGCGCCGGCGGGCAGGCGGCGGATTTCGCAATCGCGGCCCGGGAGATTCTGCGGTGGCGCCAAACGTTGAACGAGATCCTCGCGCGGCACACCGGTCGGACGGTCGACCAAGTCCAGAAAGACTCCGATCGCGATTACTACATGAGCGCCGACCAGGCGAAGGAATACGGAATCGTCGACCACGTGGTGGCTAACACGCGTGATGCTCAAACGCTAGCGGTGCCGAGCGCGGCCTGAGCCGTCCGCGGCCTCGTATTCGCTCGACAGAATTCGCGTTTGAGGCGATTCACAGCTCATGGCTAAATCGTCGCGGATGACCCTCTGCTCGTTCTGCGGGAAGTCGCAGGCCGAAGTCAAAAAGATCATCGCCGGCCCTGGGGTCTACATCTGCGACTCGTGCGTGAATGTCTGCAAGACGATCATCGAGCGCGAGGTCAAGCAGCCCAGCCCCGAAGGGAAGCCGGCGTTTCGTTTGGTCAAGCCTTCGGACATCAAGGCGACCCTCGATGATTTTGTGATTGGGCAGGACCACGCGAAGAAGGTCCTCTCCGTCGCCGTTTACAATCATTACAAGCGCCTCATGTTCGACTCGAACCTGGGGCGCGATGGGGCGGCGCTTTCGCCGGAGTTTAATGATGTCGAAGTCGAGAAAAGTAACATCCTGCTCGTCGGCCCGACCGGCTCGGGGAAAACGCTTTTAGCACGAACGCTGGCGAAGATTCTCGATGTGCCATTTGCGATCTCGGATGCGACAACGTTGACGGAAGCGGGTTACGTGGGCGAAGACGTGGAAAACGTCGTGCTGCGGCTTCTGCAGTCGGCCAACTATGATGTGAAGCGTGCCGAGTGCGGGATCGTTTACATCGACGAAATCGACAAGATCGGCCGCAAAACGGAAAACGTTTCAATCACACGCGATGTCTCGGGCGAAGGCGTGCAACAGGCATTGCTGAAAATTCTTGAAGGCACGGTGTGCAACGTCCCGCCCCAAGGCGGCCGGAAGCACCCGAACCAGGAATACGTGCAGATAAACACGGCCAACATTCTTTTCATCTGCGGAGGCGCGTTTGTCGGTCTCGACGCGCTGGTGCAGCGCCGAATGGGGCAGCGCAGCCTGGGGTTTTCGTCGATCAAAGCGCAGCACGAGCAGGCGTTGGCGCCGGAGCAAATGATGAAGGCGCTCGCGCCGGAAGATTTGGTCCGTTTCGGAATGATTCCCG harbors:
- a CDS encoding YMGG-like glycine zipper-containing protein — its product is MMKKLCSLLGLVAVGFTPVQAQVFQPNQVRGGILGAVAGALIGGHNNDRWAEGAAIGAVAGTLIGTMADRNAYAAPAPTYAYAGTQTQVIGDAPYVTSAPVVTQTVIYVQPAPVRVVRRPQVVYVAPAPVLVIGGRGHYASPGYSRTHVRGRRW
- the alr gene encoding alanine racemase, with protein sequence MSTISTALPRRCWAEIDLAALERNLHLIRAALPAHMRYVAVVKADAYGHGLPHIAARLMHAGADLFAVANISEAAILRELGPGWPILLLSPLLPNEDRYLAEYDLAATVSTEEEVDRFNRVGLDAQRPISVHLKIDTGMGRLGVWHEHAAALHARISAASHLRLDGVFTHFASPDEDAAFTTEQRRRFLAALERCRGLRLSEIFVHADNSAGIESLPDASPFNAVRIGLLQFGVLPRPGALLPQVRAEPVFSFHTRVGLTKTLPRGSTVSYGRTRTLERDSRIAILCAGYGDGISRAVSNRASVLIHGQRCPVLGRVTMDQTIVDITDAPPIASGDEAVIIGRQGHDEVSLVEFSHWADTIPWETLCSITKRVPRFYRTALGV
- a CDS encoding sodium-dependent transporter — its product is MAQQKEAWSSRIGVILAVAGSAVGLGNFLRFPGLAAQYGGGAFMIAYFISLLLIGIPIGWVEWSLGREGGRQGYHSTSGIFHVIVKKPWARYLGVIGFFTPVIIYMYYVYVEAWCLGYAVNALHGGLSIVGKDYGAFFSMFTGAGADGVGIHFGLRDVGIFVLIVYVLNFYFIYRGISKGIEMVCKFAMPALIFIAIIILVRVLTLGTPDPTKPDQSVLNGLGYLWNPGNVAQGLKNPELWLAAAGQIFFSLSVGFGVIITYASYLRGKDDVVLSGLTASAANEFCEVGLGGLITVPAAFMFLGAAGVAGQGTFALGFHVLPEVFARMPGGQLFASIFFVLLFLAAITSSLSMLQPGVAFLEEGLGIGRKASLSILAVVTGIGTLFVWYYSKDLKALDTIDFWVGTLMLFIQASILVFVFAWIIGIDRGWKLLHEGAEMRVPHIYRFILKYVTPSFLLVVFVMWLLKNVAGWNFSFASPVFAPTGYVGDLIGAHPSGVARLTIAFIAAVTVFSLILVHFAGKRWAARDAAEANSPQ
- the tig gene encoding trigger factor, translated to MNIQLTNVSDTRKTLTVTLEASEVAAEHQAVVAEVAKVARIPGFRPGKAPATMITKRFAKEIADEFQQKVTSNAYRSALEQEKLDVLNIVSVEPGKIEAGQPATVTITLDVRPAFEMPDYNGLPTEVQPTDVTDEEIDRVIEGLRSERADFKVADRAAQKSDYVKLAYEGEIDGKSVSELAPDKQIYAKVPQTWEEVEGENDGVIPGLGKQLAGLKAGDKKDITVTFPAEFAAVPALAGKTAVYHVEVQEVRERVLPELDETFFKAQQVDSLEALKDSTRNNLKLQKDYQNRSAQRRQVTEALAARVAFAVPESLVEAETQGVLRQFIEENMRQGIPAEQFEKDKKQLFEGARKAAEQRVKTQLLLAKVAENEKLQVTEKDLDSYIYNQAMRTNQRADKLVKDLTKDRERLRAVQQSIIFDKAVDFLVSKATVTTIPPKA
- a CDS encoding TIGR02466 family protein, which produces MSVRAWFSTFIYSEPLQARGLVAFNRDLAAECRQLRDFDRAGRAWSAKNYPGGYTSYASLNELQRFSSTFTGLERKLSRHVRAFARELEFDLRGREIVMTDCWVNIMPPTAAHSLHLHPLSFISGTYYVATPDGCPGLKFEDPRLSKFMAAPPRRSDARDDQRAHVTYEAQAGQVILFESWLRHEVASNRTAGERISISFNYQWR
- a CDS encoding peptidase M22: MPSFRALLTSSTPLLLLDSASARVQVGVFQSAEEPGRWAASDAESGVALFRCLDELAVDPAAMRAFVFCEGPGSVLGVRTAAMAVRAWCALAPRPCYAFRSLQLVAEATGRTVVSDARREHWHVATPGHPLLRLAREHIPPAATTPSGFRAWAPPPAGLTEIIYDVRELLARVPDHDLFHEAESPDAFLQTEPSYVTWTPQIHRAP
- a CDS encoding LptF/LptG family permease; this translates as MNTFDHYLLREWLKIFGLLLCAMLGLLFMQGLYDNFRDLLEMRASAGEVAFYFAVLMPSFFTLVLQIALLLSLLFVLGQLHRRNEFLALRSAGVGVMRMTRVIWLAGALLCAVMVWLNSTLVPWSVEASERLRDSLKYRWQEKSGQADRAGLIFDVGFDNQRDRRIWFINRYSNAQHRAYGVSVSELDPQRRERERIIAGDGSYNAERKAWTFHEGRVQSYEPLTGVTMSSVPFATLERADFHEDPQLISVFDRRPVDLSFFELQRIMDYFAYEDNPKFARYAVRYYGLLADTFVPLIIIAIAVPFAMSGIRVNPAVGVSKSLGLFVLYMLLSRLGTQLGSNEVIDPILAAWVPNLGMAALAVWLVRSMR
- a CDS encoding ATP-dependent Clp protease proteolytic subunit, with protein sequence MSNYYIPTVWENTGRGERQWDIFSRLLKDRIVFIGTPIDDGVANAIIAQLLFLQMEDAKKDIHVYINSPGGVVTGGMAIYDTMNFLQCDIVTYCVGMAASMSTVLLAAGTKGKRFALPNSRVMIHQPSGGAGGQAADFAIAAREILRWRQTLNEILARHTGRTVDQVQKDSDRDYYMSADQAKEYGIVDHVVANTRDAQTLAVPSAA
- a CDS encoding formylglycine-generating enzyme family protein, with protein sequence MTSTDGNCCAPGRTSSAVAPTSLEGAGAGTFQRMRSASVEGMRRIPGGDFLMGNERNYGFAADGEGPVHRVRLDPFYLDATTVTNEQFNAFANATRYKTEAEQFGWSFVFYGHLSTSQQQAAARAVVQGTEWWCRVDGAAWRHPEGPGSTIKQRWAYPVVHISWRDAVAYAAWAGKRLPTEAEWEWAARGGLAPENRFPWGDELEPDGKHRMNVWQGVFPSHNTAADGYVGTAPARAYKPNAYGLYNMTGNVWEWCWDWFAADYYQRSPAENPTGPEATDRRVLRGGSYLCHASYCNRYRVDARSSNTPDSSATNIGFRCARDIE
- a CDS encoding SDR family NAD(P)-dependent oxidoreductase, which codes for MSLSTALVTGASRGIGRAIAQHLATRGVTVALHYATNRIAAEALRDSLPGSGHLVLQADLSRDHAPAELWHAAHAALGRVDLLINNAGVYTEHAVVDSSVSLAFWSEAWAQTLATNLVAPAHLMFHAARTWQECGSGGRIVNISSRGAFRGEPRAPAYGASKAGLNALGQSLAKALAPQHIYVFTVAPGWVETDMATEHLAGSAGRDLVRDIPLGRVATPEEIAQLTVWLGLDAPASLTGCIVDANGASYLRT